The DNA region GCGAGCACGTAGTAGCCCAGGGCGGTCACCCCGGCCACCCGCGCCAGCACGATGTTGTCGACGTTCAGCAGCGCCCAGGACAGCAGATTCGCCGCGGCGATCGGCAGGCCGAACGCGAGCACGGGCCCCACGACCGACCGGTTCACGCCGAACCGCGGCACGACGCGCGCGAGGAGGAACTGCATGAGCGTGGACACGCACTGGGCCGCGACCCGTCCGATCGCAAGGCCCAACGGCCCCAGACCGATCGCGACCAGGGCGAGGGTCACCGTCGTGGAGACGACGAAGTCGGCCACCCCGACGTAGAAGAGCTCGCGCTGCTGGAATCGGCGCTGCAGCATCGCGTAGGGCACCACGGTCGCCCCGGCCAGGACGAGCGTGATGGACAGCACCGCGATGGTCGGGGCCGCCGCAGGCGAGCCGAGGAGCTCGGCGATCACGCCGCTGGAGGCCAGCGTGATCGCGGTCATGACAGCACCGCTGGTGAGGCCCAGCGTGGCGACGGTCGGCGCGATGCGCTCCGGGTCATCGGTGCGGATGAGATCGGCCGACAGACCCAGATCGGCCACCGTGATCAGGATCGCCTGCACGGTGAGCGCGACCGCGTAGACGCCGAACTCCTCGGGGCTGAGCAGCCGGGCGAGGATGATGCCGACGACGAGACCGCCGAGGCGGAGCACGATCGTGCTCACCCCGCTCCAGGCCGCTCCGCGTGTCGCCTGCGCACGCAGCGACGCGCCGTTCACGCTCATCGGATGCCCATCGTCGTGGCCTCAGAGACCGACTTCGAGGTGCCGACGGGAGCGGATCTTCCACCGCAGATTCTCCACGGAGCCGACCAGGCGGGCCGGCGCACCGTCCTGCGCGGTCAGTTCCGCCCACCGCCACACCGCAGACCGGACGATCTCGGGGGCGGTCGCGCGGGCGAAGTCCTGCATCTGCACCAGCACCTCGGTGGGGGCCCCGTCCGCGGTCAGCAGCGCCCCCCGCAGCAGGGCTTCGCGGGCCACCGACCGCTTCGCCGTGCGGATCAGACCGGGCGCGCGCCGGATCACCGCGCCGTCGTGGGCGAAGAACCGCTCGTACACGCCGAGGACCTGCGCCATGTCATCCAGCAGCCCGCCGTGTTCGGTGGAGTGCATGTTCTGGCCGTGATCGCGGTAGTACGCCTGGCGCGGCCCGGCCACGAACCCGACGTCGCTGACGGCCGCGGCCTGCAGCCACATGTACATGTCCGCGGAGTGCGGGAAGTCCGGGTTATAGCCGCCGGTGGCCTCGTACACCGAGCGGCGCAGCACCGCTTCGGGGTTGACCACCGCATTGCGTCCGCGGCGCACGAGCCGCGCGGTCCACTCGTCACCGCCCCACACCTGCCACCATCCGCGACCGCCGCGGGCGGCGGGGAGCTCTCCGTGGAACCACTCCACCCCGCCGTAGACGAGCCCGACCCGCGGGTGCGCCTCCATCAGCGCCACCGACCGGGTCAGCGAGTTCGGGGTGAGTGCGTCGTCGGCCGAGAGGAGGACGACGTAGTCCCCGGAGGCTCGCGAGAGCCCGTCGTTGTAGGTGCGGATGTGCCGCATGTTCTGCTCGTGCTCCACCAGCGTGACGCGCTCGTCGGCGGACGCGATGCGGCGTGCCGCTTCCGTGCTGCCGTCGGTGGACCGGTCATCGACGATGATGACCTCGACGTCCAGGCCGCGCTGGTCGAGGGCGGAGCCCACCGCGGTCGGCAGGTACTGGCCGTAGTTGAAGTGCGGGATGACGACGGTCACGGTGGGGCGTCGTCGCATCGGCATCGGGCGATACACGCGCATGGTCACACCAGCTCCCGGGCCACGGCGCGCACCAGCGCGTCCGCGACCCGCTCCTGCTGCGCCCCGGTCAGGTGCGGGAACATCGGCAGCGACAGGATGCGGCCCGCCGCAGCCTCCGCGACCGGGAACTGCCCGCGGCGGTGGCCGAGCGGCGCATACGCGTCGGTCAGGGGCACCGGGGTCGGATAGTGGATGCCGGTGCCGATGCCCGCCGCGCCCAG from Microbacterium sp. zg-B185 includes:
- a CDS encoding glycosyltransferase family A protein, which translates into the protein MRVYRPMPMRRRPTVTVVIPHFNYGQYLPTAVGSALDQRGLDVEVIIVDDRSTDGSTEAARRIASADERVTLVEHEQNMRHIRTYNDGLSRASGDYVVLLSADDALTPNSLTRSVALMEAHPRVGLVYGGVEWFHGELPAARGGRGWWQVWGGDEWTARLVRRGRNAVVNPEAVLRRSVYEATGGYNPDFPHSADMYMWLQAAAVSDVGFVAGPRQAYYRDHGQNMHSTEHGGLLDDMAQVLGVYERFFAHDGAVIRRAPGLIRTAKRSVAREALLRGALLTADGAPTEVLVQMQDFARATAPEIVRSAVWRWAELTAQDGAPARLVGSVENLRWKIRSRRHLEVGL
- a CDS encoding lipopolysaccharide biosynthesis protein: MSVNGASLRAQATRGAAWSGVSTIVLRLGGLVVGIILARLLSPEEFGVYAVALTVQAILITVADLGLSADLIRTDDPERIAPTVATLGLTSGAVMTAITLASSGVIAELLGSPAAAPTIAVLSITLVLAGATVVPYAMLQRRFQQRELFYVGVADFVVSTTVTLALVAIGLGPLGLAIGRVAAQCVSTLMQFLLARVVPRFGVNRSVVGPVLAFGLPIAAANLLSWALLNVDNIVLARVAGVTALGYYVLAFNISSWPMSALSQVVRSISLPYFSRTGSGSEGLSSVVAVAWAGALPAGAVLAALSAPLIEVVYGPKWLPAAPVLAALGLYGSLRVVFDIFAGFLYARGLSRPVLWVQIVWLVVLVVGMIFATRAFGIIGAGWVHVVVAVVVILPAYAIALRAAGVRFTTVLRAAWWPTVAAVPAVGVAIAARVFLSDPVFAVLVGGLGAVVVYLLVGWPWLRAHARAIRGQRRTEVADAS